One genomic segment of Burkholderia pyrrocinia includes these proteins:
- a CDS encoding multicopper oxidase domain-containing protein, producing MFSTRAYCSSVAALLLFLCAVPSFAQSFRVQCPPTTPSHPTALAPGVGEPAYTQPSYTGQNSTSTGAVNGAIKCQQISGGDGYATMANGVQTYLFAFGPLSGLADIKAGLPGTELASVFNTVGDPRTDPTYNGAVGLAPDPDAGGALTGHVDPRPIMDIGVMNGNQPAPMMAIDEDDEFFLTLTNVGMIMRPDLFERHTVHFHGYPNASSFYDGVPDASVAINIGASFTYYYLAPDAGTYFWHCHITPPEHLQMGMVGQIYVRPRQDRVPKGVSLYEALVTQQSDLRTRCGNDILCSTPLPKQNNGLVRAANASIPPTVPETLSLYAYNDGDGSTAYDVEYPIQIHGFDPNFHFVGMTFNPEPFTDMKDKFFLLNGRSYPDTVTEGAMSTPASDSSMHPSQPLATLINIPAGGRALLRISDLDVTEYQTLASLGIPMHVVAINARVLRDMAGNNLAYDTNSITLGGGESLDLILDASDKSKYHSGQVFYLYTPNLDHLSNDQENFGGLMTEVHICSAVDPITKHCTL from the coding sequence ATGTTCAGTACCCGCGCGTATTGCAGCAGTGTGGCGGCACTGTTGCTCTTCCTGTGCGCTGTTCCTTCGTTCGCCCAGTCGTTTCGCGTTCAATGCCCGCCCACCACGCCGTCCCATCCGACCGCGCTGGCGCCCGGCGTCGGCGAGCCCGCCTACACGCAGCCGTCCTACACGGGCCAGAATTCCACGTCGACCGGCGCCGTGAACGGCGCGATCAAGTGCCAGCAGATCTCGGGCGGCGACGGTTACGCCACGATGGCCAACGGCGTGCAGACCTACCTGTTCGCGTTCGGCCCGCTGTCCGGGCTCGCGGACATCAAGGCCGGCCTGCCCGGCACCGAGCTCGCGTCGGTGTTCAACACCGTCGGCGACCCCAGAACGGACCCGACCTACAACGGCGCGGTCGGCCTCGCCCCCGATCCGGATGCCGGCGGCGCGCTGACCGGCCACGTCGACCCGCGCCCGATCATGGACATCGGCGTGATGAACGGCAACCAGCCGGCGCCGATGATGGCGATCGACGAGGACGACGAGTTCTTCCTCACGCTCACGAACGTCGGGATGATCATGCGCCCGGACCTGTTCGAACGGCACACGGTGCACTTCCACGGCTATCCGAATGCGTCGTCGTTCTATGACGGCGTGCCGGATGCGTCGGTCGCGATCAACATCGGCGCGAGCTTCACCTACTACTATCTCGCGCCGGATGCGGGCACCTATTTCTGGCACTGCCACATCACGCCGCCGGAACACCTGCAGATGGGCATGGTCGGCCAGATCTACGTGCGGCCGCGCCAGGACCGCGTGCCGAAAGGCGTCTCGCTGTACGAGGCGCTGGTGACGCAGCAGTCGGACCTGCGCACGCGCTGCGGCAACGACATTCTGTGCTCGACGCCGCTGCCGAAGCAGAACAACGGCCTGGTGCGCGCGGCGAACGCGAGCATCCCGCCGACCGTGCCGGAGACGCTGTCGCTCTACGCGTACAACGACGGCGACGGCTCGACCGCGTACGACGTCGAGTACCCGATCCAGATCCACGGCTTCGATCCGAATTTCCACTTCGTCGGCATGACGTTCAATCCGGAGCCGTTCACCGACATGAAGGACAAGTTCTTCCTGCTGAATGGCCGCAGCTATCCGGACACGGTGACCGAAGGGGCGATGTCGACACCCGCGTCGGACAGTTCGATGCATCCGTCGCAGCCGCTGGCGACGCTGATCAACATCCCGGCCGGCGGCCGGGCGCTGCTGCGGATCTCGGATCTCGATGTAACCGAATACCAGACGCTGGCATCGCTCGGCATCCCGATGCACGTGGTCGCGATCAATGCCCGCGTGCTGCGCGACATGGCCGGCAACAATCTGGCCTACGACACGAACTCGATCACGCTCGGTGGCGGCGAGTCGCTCGACCTGATTCTCGACGCCAGCGACAAGTCGAAATACCACTCGGGCCAGGTGTTCTACCTGTACACGCCGAACCTCGACCACCTGTCGAACGACCAGGAGAATTTCGGCGGCCTGATGACCGAGGTTCACATCTGCAGTGCGGTGGATCCGATTACGAAGCATTGCACTCTTTGA
- a CDS encoding IclR family transcriptional regulator gives MSITVTPPVSRERESSPDEITALARGLAVLRRIAAADAPVSNRELTELTGIPKPTVSRITATLVSAGFLFQLPDSERFVLTASVLELSHGFLRNFDIRARSRPFMIELAERTSLSVHLAVRDRLDMVAIDVIRPRSAVLVTRLEIGSRMDIARTAVGRAYLAALEDDERRLLLDSLRTTAGDDWPHVSARLNPALDEAMREGHAIAIGEWREGLNAVAAGFVGPSGQRYSVNCGGAAHQCPPEWLQEHVVPALHECIAKITREIGGAPARRVSV, from the coding sequence GTGTCGATCACTGTAACCCCTCCTGTATCGCGGGAACGCGAATCGTCGCCCGACGAGATCACCGCGCTCGCCCGCGGCCTTGCCGTGCTGCGCCGCATCGCGGCCGCCGACGCGCCCGTCAGCAACCGCGAGCTGACCGAACTGACCGGCATTCCGAAGCCGACCGTGTCGCGCATCACCGCGACGCTCGTCAGCGCCGGCTTCCTGTTCCAGTTGCCCGACAGCGAGCGCTTCGTGCTCACCGCGTCGGTACTCGAGCTGAGCCACGGCTTCCTGCGCAACTTCGACATCCGCGCGCGTTCGCGGCCGTTCATGATCGAGCTGGCCGAACGCACGTCGCTGTCCGTGCACCTCGCGGTGCGCGACCGGCTCGACATGGTCGCGATCGACGTGATCCGGCCGCGCTCCGCCGTGCTCGTCACGCGCCTCGAGATCGGCTCGCGGATGGACATCGCGCGCACGGCGGTAGGCCGCGCGTATCTCGCGGCACTCGAGGACGACGAGCGGCGCCTGCTGCTCGATTCGCTGCGCACCACGGCGGGCGACGACTGGCCGCATGTGTCCGCCAGGCTCAATCCCGCGCTCGACGAAGCGATGCGCGAAGGCCACGCGATCGCGATCGGCGAATGGCGCGAGGGCCTGAATGCGGTCGCGGCCGGGTTCGTCGGCCCGTCGGGCCAGCGCTATTCGGTGAATTGCGGCGGCGCGGCGCACCAGTGTCCGCCCGAATGGCTGCAGGAACATGTCGTGCCCGCACTGCACGAATGCATCGCGAAAATCACCCGCGAGATCGGCGGTGCGCCGGCCCGGCGCGTCAGCGTGTAA
- a CDS encoding MdtA/MuxA family multidrug efflux RND transporter periplasmic adaptor subunit produces the protein MDNEQKPTPPSQDPVSPAARRPRRTLMIGTLAVVVGGLLWWHPWNRTPAAASAATGASAGSGASSGAGGHRGRGGPAAMANVPQPVSVATATQGEMPIVLSALGTVTPLANVTVKTQLSGYLQSVSFQEGQIVKKGDVLAQIDPRPYQVSLENAEGTHARDSALLATARLDLKRYQTLLSQDSIASQTVDTQASLVKQYEGAVKTDQAAIDSAKLNLTYARITAPVSGRVGLRLVDPGNYVTPGDSSGIVVITQLQPMSVIFTTSEDNLPQILKQVNAGQKLSVTAYNRNNTVPLETGSLATLDNQIDTSTGTVKLRANFDNKEGMLFPNQFVNTRLLVDVMRNATIVPTSAVLTGSIGQFVYVVKPDNTVTVRKVTIGPVDGERTSIVSGIALGERVVTDGSDRLREGAKISIPADKPKGASGARGAGAASGASGAGGHRGGQKHGASQAAAQ, from the coding sequence ATGGATAACGAACAAAAGCCCACGCCCCCTTCGCAAGACCCCGTCTCCCCCGCTGCACGGCGTCCGCGCCGCACACTGATGATCGGGACGCTCGCGGTCGTCGTCGGCGGCCTGCTGTGGTGGCACCCGTGGAACCGCACGCCGGCGGCAGCCAGCGCTGCGACCGGCGCAAGCGCCGGCAGCGGTGCCAGCAGCGGCGCCGGCGGCCATCGCGGCCGCGGCGGCCCCGCCGCGATGGCGAACGTTCCGCAGCCCGTGTCGGTCGCGACCGCGACGCAGGGTGAAATGCCGATCGTGCTGTCCGCGCTCGGCACCGTGACGCCGCTCGCGAACGTGACGGTGAAGACGCAGTTGTCGGGCTACCTGCAGTCGGTGTCGTTCCAGGAAGGCCAGATCGTGAAGAAAGGCGACGTGCTCGCGCAGATCGACCCGCGTCCGTACCAGGTGTCGCTCGAGAACGCCGAAGGCACGCACGCGCGCGACTCGGCGTTGCTCGCGACGGCGCGCCTCGACCTGAAGCGCTACCAGACGCTGCTGTCGCAGGATTCGATCGCGTCGCAAACCGTCGATACGCAGGCTTCCCTCGTCAAGCAATACGAAGGGGCGGTGAAGACCGACCAGGCCGCGATCGATTCCGCGAAGCTGAACCTCACGTATGCGCGCATCACGGCGCCCGTGTCGGGCCGCGTCGGCCTGCGCCTGGTCGACCCCGGCAACTACGTGACGCCGGGCGACTCCAGCGGCATCGTCGTGATCACGCAACTGCAGCCGATGAGCGTGATCTTCACGACGTCGGAAGACAACCTGCCGCAGATCCTCAAGCAGGTGAACGCGGGCCAGAAGCTGTCGGTCACCGCGTACAACCGCAACAACACGGTGCCGCTCGAGACGGGCTCGCTCGCGACGCTCGACAACCAGATCGACACGAGCACCGGCACGGTCAAGCTGCGCGCGAACTTCGATAACAAGGAAGGCATGCTGTTCCCGAATCAGTTCGTGAACACGCGGCTGCTCGTCGACGTGATGCGCAACGCGACGATCGTGCCGACGTCCGCGGTGCTGACGGGCTCGATCGGCCAGTTCGTCTACGTCGTGAAACCCGACAACACGGTGACGGTGCGCAAGGTCACGATCGGCCCGGTCGACGGCGAACGCACGAGCATCGTCAGCGGCATCGCGCTCGGCGAGCGCGTGGTGACCGACGGCTCCGACCGCCTGCGCGAAGGCGCGAAGATCTCGATTCCGGCCGACAAGCCGAAAGGCGCGTCGGGCGCGCGCGGCGCCGGCGCGGCGTCGGGTGCATCGGGCGCCGGCGGCCATCGCGGCGGACAAAAGCACGGTGCGTCGCAAGCAGCGGCCCAATAA
- a CDS encoding MdtB/MuxB family multidrug efflux RND transporter permease subunit codes for MNPSRLFILRPVGTALLMAAIMLAGLVALRFLPLAALPEVDYPTIQVQTFYPGASPEVMTSSVTAPLERQFGQMPSLNQMSSQSSAGSSVITLQFSLDLPLDIAEQEVQAAINAAGNLLPSDLPAPPIYAKVNPADAPVITLAVTSKTLPLTQVQDLADTRLAMKISQVAGVGLVSLSGGNRPAVRIQANPTALAQYGMNLDDLRTTISNLNVNTPKGNFDGPTRAYTINANDQLTSADQYNSAVVAYKSGRPVMLTDVATVVAGSENTKLGAWVNAEPAIILNVQRQPGANVIQTVDAIKAQLPKLQETLPAALDVQIVTDRTTMIRAAVRDVQFELLLAVGLVVLVMYLFLANVYATIIPSLSVPLSLIGTLAVMYMAGFSLNNLSLMALTIATGFVVDDAIVMIENIARYVEEGESGLEAALKGSKQIGFTIISLTVSLIAVLIPLLFMGDVVGRLFHEFAITLAVTIVISAIVSLTLVPMMCAKLLRHSPPPESHRFEARVHQAIDRVIARYAVALEWVLDRQRSTLVVALLTLALTGLLYVYVPKGFFPAQDTGVIQAITQAPQSISYGAMAERQQALAAEILKDPNVDSLTSFIGVDGSNITLNSGRMLINLKARDARTETAAQIIRDLQHRVANITGISLFMQSVQDLTIDSTVSPTQYQFMLTSPNSDEFATWVPKLVARLQQEPSLADVATDLQSNGQSVYIEIDRASAARFGITPATVDNALYDAFGQRIVSTIFTQSNQYRVILESEPKEQHYAQSLNDIYLPSAGGGQVPLSSIASFHERPSPLLVAHLSQFPSTTISFNLAAGASLGEAVKAIEAAEQDIGLPASFQTRFQGAALAFQASLSNQLFLILAAIITMYIVLGVLYESYIHPITILSTLPSAGVGALLALMITGHDLDIIGIIGIVLLIGIVKKNAIMMIDFALEAERVEGKPPREAIFQACLLRFRPILMTTLAALLGAVPLIVGSGAGSELRQPLGIAIAGGLIVSQVLTLFTTPVIYLGFDSLARRVRGWFERHGPDAGKRTDA; via the coding sequence ATGAATCCATCCCGCCTCTTCATTCTCCGGCCGGTCGGCACCGCCCTCCTGATGGCGGCGATCATGCTGGCCGGTCTCGTCGCGCTGCGCTTCCTGCCGCTCGCCGCACTGCCCGAAGTCGATTACCCGACGATCCAGGTCCAGACCTTCTACCCGGGCGCGAGCCCGGAGGTGATGACCTCGTCGGTCACCGCGCCGCTCGAACGGCAGTTCGGGCAGATGCCGTCGCTGAACCAGATGTCGTCGCAAAGCTCGGCCGGCTCGTCGGTGATCACGCTGCAGTTCTCGCTCGACCTGCCGCTCGATATCGCCGAACAGGAAGTGCAGGCCGCGATCAACGCGGCCGGCAACCTGCTGCCGTCCGACCTCCCTGCCCCGCCGATCTACGCGAAGGTCAACCCGGCCGACGCGCCCGTGATCACGCTCGCCGTCACGTCGAAGACGCTGCCGCTCACGCAGGTGCAGGACCTGGCCGACACGCGCCTCGCGATGAAGATCTCGCAGGTCGCGGGCGTCGGCCTCGTCAGCCTGTCGGGCGGCAACCGCCCGGCGGTGCGGATCCAGGCGAACCCGACCGCGCTCGCGCAGTACGGGATGAACCTCGACGACCTGCGCACGACGATCTCGAATCTGAACGTGAACACGCCGAAGGGCAACTTCGACGGCCCGACGCGCGCGTACACGATCAACGCCAACGACCAGCTCACGAGCGCCGACCAGTACAACAGCGCCGTCGTCGCGTACAAGAGCGGCCGCCCGGTGATGCTGACCGACGTCGCGACGGTCGTCGCCGGCTCGGAGAACACCAAGCTCGGCGCGTGGGTGAATGCGGAGCCCGCGATCATCCTGAACGTGCAGCGCCAGCCCGGCGCGAACGTGATCCAGACGGTGGACGCGATCAAGGCGCAGTTGCCGAAGCTGCAGGAAACGCTGCCGGCCGCGCTCGACGTGCAGATCGTCACCGACCGCACGACGATGATCCGCGCGGCCGTGCGCGACGTGCAGTTCGAACTGCTGCTCGCGGTCGGGCTGGTCGTGCTGGTGATGTACCTGTTCCTCGCGAACGTCTACGCGACCATCATCCCGAGCCTGTCGGTGCCGCTGTCGCTGATCGGCACGCTCGCGGTGATGTACATGGCCGGCTTCTCGCTGAACAACCTGTCGCTGATGGCGCTTACCATCGCCACCGGCTTCGTCGTCGACGACGCGATCGTGATGATCGAGAACATCGCGCGCTACGTCGAGGAAGGCGAATCGGGGCTCGAGGCCGCGCTGAAGGGCTCGAAGCAGATCGGCTTCACGATCATCTCGCTGACGGTGTCGCTGATCGCGGTGCTGATCCCGCTGCTGTTCATGGGCGACGTGGTCGGGCGCCTGTTCCACGAATTCGCGATCACGCTCGCGGTGACGATCGTGATCTCGGCGATCGTGTCGCTCACGCTCGTGCCGATGATGTGCGCGAAGCTGCTGCGCCATTCGCCGCCGCCGGAGAGCCACCGCTTCGAGGCGCGCGTGCACCAGGCGATCGACCGGGTGATCGCGCGCTACGCGGTCGCGCTCGAATGGGTGCTGGACCGCCAGCGCTCGACGCTCGTCGTCGCGCTGCTGACCCTCGCGCTGACCGGCCTGCTGTATGTGTACGTGCCGAAGGGCTTCTTCCCCGCGCAGGATACCGGCGTGATCCAGGCGATCACGCAGGCGCCGCAGTCGATCTCGTACGGTGCGATGGCCGAGCGCCAGCAGGCGCTCGCGGCCGAGATCCTGAAGGATCCGAACGTCGACAGCCTCACGTCGTTCATCGGCGTCGACGGCAGCAACATCACGCTGAACAGCGGCCGGATGCTGATCAACCTGAAGGCGCGCGACGCGCGCACCGAGACGGCGGCGCAGATCATCCGCGACCTGCAGCACCGCGTCGCGAACATCACCGGCATCTCGCTGTTCATGCAGTCGGTGCAGGACCTGACGATCGACTCCACCGTCAGCCCGACGCAGTACCAGTTCATGCTGACGAGCCCGAACTCGGACGAATTCGCGACCTGGGTGCCGAAGCTCGTCGCGCGGCTGCAGCAGGAGCCGTCGCTCGCCGACGTCGCGACCGACCTGCAGAGCAACGGCCAGTCCGTCTACATCGAGATCGACCGCGCGAGCGCCGCACGCTTCGGCATCACGCCGGCGACCGTCGACAACGCGCTGTACGACGCGTTCGGCCAGCGCATCGTGTCGACGATCTTCACGCAATCGAACCAGTACCGCGTGATTCTCGAGTCCGAACCGAAGGAGCAGCACTACGCGCAATCGCTGAACGACATCTACCTGCCGTCGGCCGGTGGCGGCCAGGTGCCGCTGTCGTCGATCGCGTCGTTCCACGAGCGGCCGTCGCCGCTGCTGGTCGCGCACCTGTCGCAGTTCCCGTCGACGACGATCTCGTTCAACCTCGCGGCCGGCGCGTCGCTCGGCGAAGCCGTCAAGGCGATCGAGGCCGCCGAGCAGGACATCGGCCTGCCCGCGTCGTTCCAGACGCGCTTCCAGGGTGCGGCGCTCGCGTTCCAGGCCTCGCTGTCGAACCAGCTGTTCCTGATCCTCGCGGCGATCATCACGATGTACATCGTGCTCGGCGTGCTGTACGAGAGCTACATCCACCCGATCACGATCCTGTCGACGCTGCCGTCGGCCGGCGTCGGCGCGCTGCTCGCGCTGATGATCACCGGGCACGATCTCGACATCATCGGGATCATCGGCATCGTGCTGCTGATCGGCATCGTGAAGAAGAACGCGATCATGATGATCGACTTCGCGCTAGAGGCCGAACGCGTGGAAGGCAAGCCGCCGCGCGAGGCGATCTTCCAGGCGTGCCTGCTGCGCTTCCGGCCGATCCTGATGACGACGCTCGCCGCGCTGCTCGGCGCGGTACCGCTGATCGTCGGCTCCGGCGCGGGCTCCGAGCTGCGCCAGCCGCTCGGGATCGCGATCGCGGGCGGCCTGATCGTGTCGCAGGTGCTGACGCTGTTCACGACGCCCGTGATCTACCTCGGCTTCGACTCGCTCGCGCGCCGCGTGCGCGGCTGGTTCGAACGCCACGGCCCCGATGCCGGCAAGCGCACGGACGCGTAA
- a CDS encoding efflux RND transporter permease subunit, giving the protein MNLSRPFITRPVATTLLAIGVALAGLFAFIKLPVSPLPQVDFPTISVQASLPGASPETVATSVTSPLERHLGSIADVSEMTSTSTVGNARIILQFGLNRDIDGAARDVQAAINAARADLPAALKSNPTYRKVNPADSPIMIVSLTSETSSPAKLYDAASTVLQQSLSQIDGIGQVSVSGSANPAVRVELEPQALFHYGIGLEDVRAALASANANAPKGAIEFGPQRYQLYTNDQASEASQYRDLVVAYRNGAAVRLSDLSDVVDSVEDLRNLGLSNGKRAVLVILYRSPGANIIETIDRVRAALPQLTASLPADITVTPVLDRSTTIRASLKDTEHTLLIAVSLVVMVVFLFLRNWRATLIPSVAVPISIVGTFGAMYLLGFSIDNLSLMALIVATGFVVDDAIVVLENISRHIENGKSRMQAAFDGAREVGFTVLSMSISLVAVFLPILLMGGIVGRLFREFALTLSLAIAVSLAVSLTVTPMMCARLLRESHDPQSEGRFGRFLERCFTRMQRGYERSLSWALRRPLLILLTLFATIGLNVYLYIIVPKGFFPQQDTGLMIGGIQADQSTSFQAMKLKFSEMMRIVQGNPNVKSVAGFTGGTQTNSGFMFVTLKDRTERKLSADQVIQQLRPPLADVAGARTFLQAAQDIRVGGRQSNAQYQFTLLGDSSADLYKWGPILTEALQKRPELTDVNSDQQQGGLEAMVTIDRATAARFGIKPAQIDNTLYDAFGQRQVSTIYNPLNQYHVVMEVAPKYWQSPEMLNQVWVSTSGGSANGAQTTNAAAGTYVATSAGTSSAGTAAQSAAAIASDSARNQALNSIAASGKSSASSGASVSTSKSTMIPLSAIATFGPSTTPLSVNHQGLFVATTISFNLPPGVSLSQATQVIYQTMAQVGVPPTIVGSFQGTAQAFQQSLDNQPILILAALLAVYIVLGILYESYIHPITILSTLPSAGVGALLALLLFKTEFSIIALIGVILLIGIVKKNAIMMVDFAIDQTRNNRKSSFDAIHEACLLRFRPIMMTTMAALLGSLPLAFGNGDGAELRAPLGIAIAGGLIVSQVLTLYTTPVVYLYMDRLRVWAEKRRNRRGNSGGPAVAGE; this is encoded by the coding sequence ATGAACCTGTCGCGCCCCTTCATCACCCGCCCCGTCGCGACGACGCTGCTCGCGATCGGCGTCGCGCTCGCGGGCCTGTTCGCGTTCATCAAGCTGCCGGTGTCGCCGCTGCCCCAGGTCGACTTCCCGACCATCTCGGTGCAGGCGTCGCTGCCGGGCGCGAGCCCCGAGACCGTCGCGACCAGCGTGACGAGCCCGCTCGAGCGGCACCTCGGCTCGATCGCCGACGTATCCGAGATGACGTCGACGAGCACGGTCGGCAATGCGCGGATCATCCTGCAGTTCGGCCTGAACCGCGACATCGACGGCGCCGCGCGCGACGTGCAGGCCGCGATCAACGCGGCGCGCGCCGACCTGCCCGCCGCGCTGAAGAGCAACCCGACCTACCGCAAGGTCAACCCGGCCGACTCGCCGATCATGATCGTGTCGCTGACGTCGGAGACCTCGTCGCCCGCGAAGCTGTACGACGCCGCGTCGACGGTGCTGCAGCAGTCGCTGTCGCAGATCGACGGGATCGGCCAGGTCTCGGTGAGCGGTTCCGCCAACCCGGCCGTGCGGGTCGAGCTCGAGCCGCAAGCGCTGTTCCACTACGGGATCGGCCTCGAGGACGTGCGCGCGGCGCTCGCGTCCGCGAACGCCAACGCGCCGAAGGGCGCGATCGAATTCGGTCCGCAGCGCTACCAGCTCTATACGAACGACCAGGCCTCCGAGGCGTCGCAATACCGCGACCTCGTCGTCGCCTACCGCAACGGCGCGGCCGTGCGGCTGTCCGACCTGTCCGACGTGGTCGATTCGGTCGAGGACCTGCGCAACCTCGGCCTGTCGAACGGCAAGCGCGCGGTGCTCGTGATCCTCTACCGCTCGCCCGGCGCGAACATCATCGAGACGATCGACCGCGTGCGCGCGGCGCTGCCGCAGCTCACCGCGTCGCTGCCGGCCGACATCACGGTCACGCCCGTGCTCGACCGGTCGACGACGATCCGCGCATCGCTGAAGGACACCGAGCACACGCTGCTGATCGCGGTCAGCCTCGTCGTGATGGTCGTGTTCCTGTTCCTGCGCAACTGGCGCGCGACGCTGATCCCGAGCGTCGCGGTGCCGATCTCGATCGTCGGCACGTTCGGCGCGATGTACCTGCTCGGCTTCTCGATCGACAACCTGTCGCTGATGGCGCTGATCGTCGCGACCGGCTTCGTCGTCGACGATGCGATCGTCGTGCTCGAGAACATCTCGCGGCACATCGAGAACGGCAAGTCGCGGATGCAGGCCGCGTTCGACGGCGCGCGCGAGGTCGGCTTCACGGTGCTGTCGATGAGCATCTCGCTCGTCGCGGTGTTCCTGCCGATCCTGCTGATGGGCGGGATCGTCGGGCGCCTGTTCCGCGAGTTCGCGCTCACGCTGTCGCTCGCGATCGCCGTGTCACTCGCGGTGTCGCTCACCGTCACGCCGATGATGTGCGCGCGCCTGCTGCGCGAGTCGCACGACCCGCAAAGCGAAGGCCGCTTCGGGCGCTTCCTCGAGCGCTGCTTCACGCGCATGCAGCGCGGCTACGAGCGCTCGCTGTCGTGGGCGCTGCGCCGCCCGCTGCTGATCCTGCTGACCCTGTTCGCGACGATCGGGCTGAACGTCTACCTGTACATCATCGTGCCGAAGGGCTTTTTCCCGCAGCAGGACACCGGGCTGATGATCGGCGGCATCCAGGCCGACCAGTCGACGTCGTTCCAGGCGATGAAGCTGAAGTTCTCCGAGATGATGCGGATCGTGCAGGGCAACCCGAACGTGAAGAGCGTCGCGGGCTTCACCGGCGGCACGCAGACCAACTCGGGCTTCATGTTCGTCACGCTGAAGGACCGTACCGAGCGCAAGCTGTCGGCCGACCAGGTGATCCAGCAGTTGCGCCCGCCGCTGGCGGACGTCGCGGGCGCGCGCACGTTCCTGCAGGCCGCGCAGGACATCCGCGTCGGCGGCCGGCAGAGCAACGCGCAGTACCAGTTCACGCTGCTCGGCGATTCGAGCGCCGACCTGTACAAGTGGGGGCCGATCCTGACCGAGGCGCTGCAAAAGCGCCCCGAGCTGACCGACGTGAACTCCGACCAGCAGCAAGGCGGCCTCGAGGCGATGGTGACGATCGACCGCGCGACGGCCGCACGGTTCGGCATCAAGCCCGCGCAGATCGACAACACGCTGTACGACGCGTTCGGCCAGCGCCAGGTCTCGACGATCTACAACCCGCTGAACCAGTACCACGTCGTGATGGAAGTCGCGCCGAAATACTGGCAGAGCCCCGAGATGCTGAACCAGGTGTGGGTCAGCACGTCGGGCGGCAGCGCGAACGGCGCGCAGACCACCAACGCGGCCGCCGGCACCTACGTCGCGACGTCGGCCGGCACGTCGAGCGCCGGCACGGCCGCGCAGAGCGCCGCGGCGATCGCGTCCGATTCCGCGCGCAACCAGGCGCTCAACTCGATCGCCGCGAGCGGCAAGTCGAGCGCGTCGTCGGGCGCGTCGGTGTCCACGTCGAAGTCGACGATGATCCCGCTGTCGGCGATCGCGACGTTCGGGCCGAGCACGACGCCGCTGTCGGTCAACCACCAGGGGCTGTTCGTCGCGACGACGATCTCGTTCAACCTGCCGCCGGGCGTGTCGCTGTCGCAGGCGACACAGGTGATCTACCAGACGATGGCGCAGGTCGGCGTCCCGCCGACGATCGTCGGCAGCTTCCAGGGCACCGCGCAGGCGTTCCAGCAGTCGCTGGACAACCAGCCGATCCTGATCCTCGCCGCGCTGCTGGCCGTCTACATCGTGCTCGGCATCCTGTACGAGAGCTACATCCACCCGATCACGATCCTGTCGACGCTGCCGTCGGCCGGTGTCGGCGCGCTGCTCGCGCTGCTGCTGTTCAAGACCGAGTTCAGCATCATCGCGCTGATCGGCGTGATCCTGCTGATCGGCATCGTGAAGAAGAACGCGATCATGATGGTCGACTTCGCGATCGACCAGACGCGCAACAACCGGAAGTCGTCGTTCGACGCGATCCACGAGGCGTGCCTGCTGCGCTTCCGTCCGATCATGATGACGACGATGGCGGCGCTGCTCGGCTCGCTGCCGCTCGCGTTCGGCAACGGGGACGGCGCCGAGCTGCGCGCGCCGCTCGGGATCGCGATCGCCGGCGGCCTGATCGTGTCGCAGGTGCTGACGCTCTATACGACGCCGGTCGTCTACCTGTACATGGACCGGCTGCGCGTGTGGGCCGAGAAACGGCGCAATCGCCGCGGGAATTCGGGTGGGCCGGCCGTCGCCGGAGAATGA
- a CDS encoding helix-turn-helix domain-containing protein: protein MTLHDMDDGAPRYRVPALERGLAILDMLAAGQPPATGAELAVRLGAPRNSVARLLKTLVRQDFLVVDVRGRYRPGPAVARVAAAYVGARAEVVHARPVLRALCERSGLAAQLLRRNGAEAVVLAQAVPDASGCLVARIGARFVGRPADAGDVARVGAHEVWRLGGHDAPRQGTGIVAMPVDAAGPLAIGVALGESDGARRRQVLGMIDDAARRLSCALAGLAERR from the coding sequence ATGACCTTGCACGACATGGATGACGGCGCGCCGCGCTATCGGGTGCCGGCGCTCGAACGCGGGTTGGCGATTCTCGATATGCTGGCGGCCGGGCAGCCGCCGGCGACCGGCGCCGAACTCGCGGTGCGGCTCGGCGCACCGCGCAACTCGGTTGCACGATTGCTGAAAACGCTCGTTCGGCAGGATTTTCTCGTGGTCGACGTGCGTGGCCGCTATCGGCCGGGGCCCGCGGTCGCGCGCGTCGCCGCGGCTTATGTCGGCGCCCGGGCGGAAGTCGTGCACGCGCGGCCCGTGTTGCGGGCGCTATGCGAGCGTAGCGGGCTGGCCGCGCAACTGCTTCGGCGCAACGGCGCGGAGGCCGTCGTTCTCGCGCAGGCGGTGCCTGATGCGTCCGGGTGTCTCGTTGCGCGCATCGGCGCGCGTTTCGTCGGGCGGCCCGCGGACGCGGGAGACGTTGCGCGTGTCGGTGCGCACGAGGTCTGGCGGCTCGGCGGGCACGATGCGCCGCGGCAGGGGACCGGCATCGTCGCGATGCCGGTCGATGCAGCAGGGCCGCTTGCGATCGGCGTCGCGCTCGGCGAGTCGGACGGCGCGCGACGGCGACAGGTGCTCGGGATGATCGACGACGCGGCGCGGCGGTTGTCGTGCGCGCTGGCCGGGCTCGCCGAGCGACGCTGA